Genomic segment of Streptomyces sp. NBC_01210:
CCGCATAGATCTGCGGGATGCCGTAATTGTCGCGTCTGACCTCGACCGGGCCGGAGAGGCCGTCGAGTTTGACCGTTCCGGTGGTCTGCGGGAACGAGGCGCGCACGGTACTGATGCTCCAGTACGTCCCATATCCGACACCCGCGACAAGCGCCAGCACCAGGACGATCACGAGCAGGCGGGCGCGTCGCCCCTTCTTCTTCTTGGGGGAAGAGGCGGTTGTGTTGGCGGGCATCGCTGTCCTTCGAGGCGCAGGCTGGTCCTGGAGTGCTGGGAGCAACCATAGGCGCAGAGCTCCACCGGCCCGGACGCGGTATCCGTAAGGCGACAGCCGGACCCTCGCTCGCACGGATGATCGACCCGTCAAGGAAACGTTAAAGATTAGGTAAGGTAACGAAGTGTCGCCGGCTGGATGAGCGATCCGGCGTGAAGGCGCTAGGGAAGGATCGGCCACTGACTGTCCACCAGCTCAACGAACTCCTGCTCATCTGCTCGCTCGTTCTGCTCATCGCCGTCGCGGCGGTACGCATCTCGTCCCGCAGCGGGCTCCCCAGCCTGCTGCTGTATCTCGGGATCGGGATCGCGATCGGGCAGGACGGCATCTTCGACGTCAGGTTCGACAACGCCGGACTGACGCAGGTGATCGGCTATGCCGCACTTGTGGTGATCCTGGCCGAGGGCGGCCTGGCCACCAAGTGGAAGGAGATCAAACCCGCGTTGCCCGCGGCGGTCGTGCTGTCGACCGTCGGCGTCGCGGTGAGTGTGGGCATCACGGCGGCCGGAGCGCACTATCTGGTCGGGCTCGAGTGGCGGCAGGCGCTCATCATCGGCGCCGTCGTGTCCTCGACGGACGCCGCGGCGGTCTTCTCCGTACTGCGCAAGGTGCCGCTGCCGTCCCGGGTGACCGGTGTACTGGAGGCCGAGTCGGGCTTCAATGACGCCCCCGTGGTGATCCTGGTGGTGGCCTTCTCGACGCCAGGTCCGGTCGACGACTGGTACGTACTGGTCGGGAAGATCGCGCTGGAGCTGGCGATCGGCGCGAGCATCGGCCTCGCGACGGGCTGGCTGGGCGCATTCGGGCTGCGGCATGTGGCGCTGCCCGCCTCGGGTCTGTACCCGATCGCGGTAATGGCGATCGCGGTGGTGGCTTACGCGGCCGGCGCCATGGCGCACGGCAGTGGCTTCCTCGCCGTCTATCTCGCCTCGATGGTGCTCGGGAACTCCAAGCTGCCGCACGCGCCGGCGAACCGCGGATTCGCGGAGGGCCTCGGCTGGATCGCGCAGATCGGCATGTTCGTGCTGCTCGGTCTGCTGGTGACGCCGCACGAGCTGCTCGACGACTTCTGGCCCGCGGTCGTGGTGGGTCTGGTGCTGACCATGGTGGCGCGGCCGCTGGAGGTCTTCGTCAGCCTGCTCCCCTTCCGTATTCCGTGGCAGGAGCAGGTGCTGTTGTCGTGGGCGGGACTGCGCGGCGCCGTCCCCATCATTCTCGCCACCATCCCGCTGGTCACCTCCATCGAGGGGAGCGACCGGGTCTTCAACATCGTCTTCGTCCTGGTCGTCGTGTACACCCTGGTCCAGGGACCGACGCTGCCCTGGCTGGCGAAGGCACTGCGGCTCGGCGGCACGTCCGACGCCGCCGATCTCGGCATCGAGTCGGCGCCGCTGGAGCGGCTGCGCGGGCATCTGCTGTCGGTGGCGATCCCGAAGGGATCGAGGATGCACGGCGTGGAGGTCGCGGAGCTGCGGCTGCCCGCGGGCGCCGCGGTCACCCTGGTCGTACGCGACGGGAAGAGCTTCGTACCGCTGCCGTCCACCGTGTTGCGGCGGGGTGACGAGCTGCTGGTGGTGGCGACGGATCCGGTGCGGGACGCCGCGGAGCGGCGACTGCGGGCGGTCGGACAGGGCGGAAAGCTGGCCGACTGGCTGGGAACGGGCGGAAACACCGGAAGAAGATCCACGGGAAGATCCGGTTAATCACAGGCGATCTTGGAATGTGTGAGCTATTTCCCAGGTACGAATCGAAGATTCCCTGTAGCATCAAGGCACACTGATCGACCAACTCTGCCTGACGCAGAGCTGGCGCGACCGTATGGCGGCCGCGGAGCCCTCGCAGTGGGCCCCGGTATCTACCGCAGTTCCGCGCAAGAGGACAGCTCTCGGCGGCTCACGTGCGTCTCGTACCACAAGTACGACGCGTACCAGGGGAGCGCTACCAGGCGGCAGAAAGGCACGGACCGTGGCATCCACGGTCAACCACCGTCCTGGATACGGGCAGCTCCTGCGCACACCCGGCGCCTGGACATTCCTGCTCCCCGGCTTCCTGGCGCGGCAGCCCTTCGCGATGCTGACCATCGGCATCGTCCTGCTGGTGCAGCACACCACCGGTTCGTACGGCAGCGCCGGCGCCGTCGCCGCTTTCACCGGTGTCTCCATGGCGCTCTTCGCGCCGCAGAGCGGCAAGCTCGCGGACCGTTTCGGACAGCGGGCCGTACTGCTGCCCGGCGTGCTGGTGCACGCCGCTTCCGTGTCCGCGCTGACGGCGCTCGCGCTGGCGCACGCGCCCCTGTGGGCGCTGTTCGTCGCGGCCGTACCCACCGGTGCTTCCGTACCGCAGGTCGGGCCGATGGTGCGAGCCCGCTGGGCGGCCAAGCTGGAGGGTTCGCCGCTGATGTCGACGGCGGCCGCCTTCGAATCCGTGACGGACGAGTTCACCTTCGTCGTCGGACCCGTGCTCGCGACCGCGCTGTGCACCGGGGTGCACCCGGCGGCCGGACTGATCGCCGAGGCGACACTGACGCTCGCCGGCGGTCTGTTCTTCGCCGCCCAGAGCGGCACGCAGC
This window contains:
- a CDS encoding potassium/proton antiporter; amino-acid sequence: MKALGKDRPLTVHQLNELLLICSLVLLIAVAAVRISSRSGLPSLLLYLGIGIAIGQDGIFDVRFDNAGLTQVIGYAALVVILAEGGLATKWKEIKPALPAAVVLSTVGVAVSVGITAAGAHYLVGLEWRQALIIGAVVSSTDAAAVFSVLRKVPLPSRVTGVLEAESGFNDAPVVILVVAFSTPGPVDDWYVLVGKIALELAIGASIGLATGWLGAFGLRHVALPASGLYPIAVMAIAVVAYAAGAMAHGSGFLAVYLASMVLGNSKLPHAPANRGFAEGLGWIAQIGMFVLLGLLVTPHELLDDFWPAVVVGLVLTMVARPLEVFVSLLPFRIPWQEQVLLSWAGLRGAVPIILATIPLVTSIEGSDRVFNIVFVLVVVYTLVQGPTLPWLAKALRLGGTSDAADLGIESAPLERLRGHLLSVAIPKGSRMHGVEVAELRLPAGAAVTLVVRDGKSFVPLPSTVLRRGDELLVVATDPVRDAAERRLRAVGQGGKLADWLGTGGNTGRRSTGRSG